The stretch of DNA TTCAAGGTATATCTATTCTATCCCCAATCACTAAAATCTTCGCAGGTTAACCCAACACGCAGGTTCAGACATGTATCAGAGTGATCAGACTATCAATGCATTGAAGAATAGGTGAAATAATCGATATGTCTCCCAAGAAAATCATCCATTAAGAAGATGCAAAAAATGATGAAAAGGCAGCCAATTTCAATTTAAGATGAGAGTAGTAACTCACACTGCGAGCTTGCCGTTGGAAACTGACATCACCCTCTTTACTTTATCTGGTTGCAGCTGCAAACAGAGAGTGTGATTAACTGAATGTCTTTGAAGACAATAAACAACATTGCAGTGAAAGGTTCAAGAGTACCTCTTTGTCAACATTCAGTGCCGCACAAACGATTGAAGCCTTTTCATCCGATTCAAAATTTACTTCTAAATCACTGCAAAATTAGGGGAAACGTCATGTAATGTTATTCAACTTAAAAGAAAAGGTTTCGGTCTCCTAAATAGGAAATTTAGTGAATCATTGGTCAGAAATTCAGACAAACGCAATTCAAAAGCACATGCCAACGCAAGCCTAACATGATGAACCTATTGCACAATTAATCCGTAATCCTAAAGTACAGACCTTACATATACAAAAAAATGTTGAGATCGAACTTCAATTATCGAGACTAAAGTATAAGAAACAGGCTTTTCAAAAGCTTTCCACAACTACAAATCCTTTGCAGTTCCTTTCTAAATAAATCATGACCTTTAAGGACATAGATACTCTAACTTCCACCGCATAgaatttccaattttttttcttaCGATCCAAACTACAAACTAAGCATCTAAAACTTTTCTACATAAAAAGTCAAAATGTACCACGGAGTACTTCTTAGTGTAAGATGATAATATTTACCCTTTGTTTTGATGGAGAGATTTGGAGAAGGGAGGGCAGGGAAAGGGAGGGGGATCAAATTCAATCAGTTGTTGGGGGTTGGAGGGTTTCGAAGGGGGAGGGGGAGGGGAACACCAACATCAGGAAAGTTTGAAAGGAAAACTCTCTTGTTCTATTCTCCCTCCCCTTTCCTCTTTTTTTATATCCAAACCGTAGGTTAAAGAGTCTTGGTATCAAGCAAGGAGACACATTTCTAATTTTTCAAAAGGAGCATAATATCATTCATATGCGACAAATTCTCACCATCCGAAAATCTTCAACCTTAGTCACAGAGGAAAGCCTAAACCTTGATATACTGAGATATGTATATCATCATCCCTATTGCTTCAATTGTCGTCTCCACCACTAATATCTTTCTTTTTCCACGTCCTTAAGGCTACGTACACCTTGATCTCTCTCCTTCGACAATATCAATTGCCTCAAATCAGCTTTTACTAACACATTTCAGTCTATGTAGCTCCTAAGTCTTAACCAAGCAATTTCAAATCATATATCAATGACAACAACAATGAACATTGCGCAATAGTCAATAGCTCCCGCAAATGGTGGGCTAAGAAGAGTCGGATATATGCATCCTTAGTCTAATCCCTCTTTTAACAACTCAATATAGGTGGTTTCCGGATGTGACCCATAATCAAAACTTCCTAGAGAAGTGATGCAAATGACTACTTCACAAAAAACATAAGCATGGTCGCATTAGTAAGCCATTGTGCTTTAACCCGTCATAATCCGAAACCAATGATTAGCTAGTATTTAGTTCCATGGAAAATCCAACCTCAATTCAACTTCACAAAGTATCATCAAACTAAAAACACATCAAAGACTACAACTTTCACACCTTCTCACCCTCTCCATTCTGAAAACCAGCAGTTTGCTTCAATTATCccacaaaaacacaaaataaaTTCAATGAACTAATGTTAAATAATCCCACCTCCTCACTAATTCTTTCCTAACTCCATATCAATCAGATGTGGCATTAAATTTCAATTTAGGAGGCGATTGGAATATCGAAAATTTTAGGGGAGCGAATTAGTAGGCAATGGGTATACTTAACAAAAGattttcaaattaaattaaacaaaaagtttcaatcttttcattgcTCAGGAAGCGACCGCCCTTGCTACTTGTTAGGCCCCTTACTTCCGCCACTACTATCGATTAAAACCCGTAACCCGCTAACTTATATGGGTATATAAGGTTCAAATCCTTGCTTTTGTAATCTTTATTTACAGTCCAAAAAGAATTTACAGCAGATATACAGTGGTAATTGAGAAAGAAAATTTAGCAGATGATAGACGAAGTATGAAACCAGTTAAAACATAATGGTAGTAAAATGATACAATAAAATAAGGAGGAAAGGGAGAAAATTATACCAGGTGAATTGCCATGGAGAGGGAATGGTTTGTTCTTCCATTTTTGCAGTCTTCCGAGTTCCGAAGTCTTGAAAAAGTAAGTGGTGGAGGGATGGATTAATACGACAGACCTTGGAAACTAGACATGGGCAATTGGGTTAGATTCGGGTTGGGTTAGTTCGGGTTTGTAGTAACTCGGATTAGGTTATTGGATTGGATTTGTTTTCAGATGGGTTGTtataaaattatttggagaaaATGGGTTATATTGTGGTAATAAACATTCGAGTTGGGTTGAAGGTCAATTTGAGTTTGGAGTCCTTAATTCAGTTGTGAGTCGggacattcgagtccgggtcactTTTGTCAAGTCTATTGGAAACTAGACAACTGGGTCAAAATTGGGGTATTGGGTAATTTTCGATTTGTAGAACAttccaagtacgggtcattttcAAGTGTGTAGTTATCAATTTATTTAGGATAATGATCAGTATATCACCATAAAAATTAAATTAGGCCAGGTCGGATAGAGTTGAGTCAATTGGAGTTACGGGGTCAAAATTTGGGTCCTCTGTTCGGATACGCTTGGTCGTTCAGATCTACGAGTCTACTCATTACTCCATATAATAATAGTCCATAGTAGCAGAATTTAATTTATATGTTATGAAACATTAATTAGATGGATGTCCATTGCGCTTGTACCCATTAGAGTGTTGATAAACCCATAATTTATGTACTATATATACCTCATATGAGATGAATAATATGTAACTCTCTTCCTTCTCTCAATCTATTTATTTGTTTTCTCTCTACATTTTTTCTCTAATTCTTATTCTATAACATTATACTCTTTTTTTTTGTCGGATATGATTAGAAACTGAATCA from Silene latifolia isolate original U9 population chromosome 10, ASM4854445v1, whole genome shotgun sequence encodes:
- the LOC141609370 gene encoding uncharacterized protein LOC141609370 codes for the protein MEEQTIPSPWQFTCDLEVNFESDEKASIVCAALNVDKELQPDKVKRVMSVSNGKLAVHFEATEARFLRASFSAFVDVLTLATKTIEQFGPGMQL